A region from the Triticum urartu cultivar G1812 chromosome 1, Tu2.1, whole genome shotgun sequence genome encodes:
- the LOC125512925 gene encoding short-chain dehydrogenase TIC 32, chloroplastic-like — translation MWWFYRKGPSGFAGASTAEEVTAGIDGRGLVAVITGASRGIGRETARVLALRGVRVVMAVRDVSAGVRAKDAIQAEIRGGAEVDVLELDLSSMASVRRFAAEFASLNLPLNILINNAGVMARDCTRSPDGLELHFATNHIGHFLLTNLLLENMKSACRDSGVEGRIVNVSSSGHIMTYPEGICFDKVHDPSGFNSFIAYGQSKLANILHMNELSRILKDEGVNISANTVHPGVIVTSLFRNRTIVSALMNTVGRIISRSVQQGAATTCYVAMHPQVQGITGKYFGNCNIANTSSQAVDAELAKKLSNFSLQIVSS, via the exons ATGTGGTGGTTCTACCGCAAGGGGCCCTCGGGCTTCGCCGGCGCCTCCACGGCCGAGGAGGTCACCGCCGGCATCGACGGCCGCGGCTTAGTCGCCGTCATCACAG GTGCGTCGAGAGGAATCGGTCGGGAGACGGCGCGCGTCCTGGCGCTGCGGGGCGTGCGCGTCGTGATGGCCGTCCGCGACGTCTCCGCGGGGGTGAGGGCCAAGGATGCCATCCAGGCCGAGATCCGCGGCGGCGCGGAGGTGGACGTGCTGGAGCTGGACCTTAGCTCCATGGCTTCCGTGAGGAGATTCGCCGCGGAGTTCGCCTCCCTCAACCTGCCCCTCAACATCCTCAT CAACAACGCCGGAGTCATGGCGAGGGACTGCACCCGTTCCCCCGACGGCCTAGAGCTGCACTTCGCCACGAACCACATCG GGCATTTCCTTCTGACAAACCTGCTGCTGGAGAACATGAAGAGCGCGTGCCGGGACAGCGGCGTGGAAGGAAGGATCGTTAACGTGTCATCTTCCGGGCATATCATGACCTACCCCGAAGGGATATGCTTCGACAAAGTGCATGATCCTTCAGG GTTCAACAGCTTCATTGCTTATGGCCAGTCCAAGCTTGCAAACATTCTCCACATGAATGAGCTGTCCCGGATTCTCAAG GATGAAGGGGTCAACATTTCAGCTAACACGGTCCATCCGGGCGTCATCGTGACAAGCCTTTTCAGAAACAGGACCATTGTGAGCG CTCTCATGAACACCGTTGGAAGAATCATAAGCAGAAGCGTCCAACAG GGTGCTGCAACGACATGTTATGTGGCGATGCACCCTCAAGTCCAGGGGATAACTGGTAAATACTTCGGCAATTGTAATATAGCCAACACAAGCTCGCAAGCTGTAGATGCAGAATTGGCCAAGAAGTTGTCGAACTTCAGCTTGCAGATAGTGTCTTCTTGA
- the LOC125512933 gene encoding uncharacterized protein LOC125512933: MSGGVGPTAGGGIALPSMGQPPPPLHPTPTSPTARPHHHYYLFSIKQLNTLGAAAVLAFSTTVPLSEIAFAVLLLPYLLLLASLAFPQRPGKPDPSAPVFLGPARLLLAAHTVGGFLVAAALPALYILDGLRSGDTTGIAAAAPHAFLLSAQVFTEGLTAAFPWRFSLPVRAAVPVMYSVRRMFAAGEWLRQEMEEKRGGPGVAQRRVVAGRVLALANMAFWGANLFAFLLPFYLPRALQRYYCDDGVDRTARAHGDADEDEDKKDS; the protein is encoded by the coding sequence ATGTCCGGCGGCGTGGGCCCGACGGCGGGGGGCGGCATCGCGCTGCCGTCGATGgggcagccgccgccgccgctgcaccCTACGCCCACCTCGCCCACGGCGCGCCCGCACCACCACTACTACCTCTTCTCCATCAAGCAGCTCAACACGCTGGGCGCCGCCGCCGTGCTCGCCTTCTCCACCACCGTGCCGCTCTCGGAGATCGCCTTCGCCGTGCTGCTCCTCCCCTACCTCCTCCTCCTGGCGTCGCTCGCCTTCCCGCAGCGCCCCGGGAAGCCCGACCCGTCCGCGCCCGTCTTCCTCGGCcccgcgcgcctcctcctcgccgcgcACACCGTCGGCGGCTTCCTCGTCGCCGCCGCGCTCCCGGCGCTCTACATCCTCGACGGCCTCCGCTCCGGGGACACCACGGGCATCGCCGCCGCGGCCCCGCACGCCTTCCTGCTCTCCGCGCAGGTGTTCACCGAGGGGCTAACCGCCGCCTTCCCGTGGCGGTTCTCGCTCCCCGTCCGGGCCGCCGTCCCCGTGATGTACAGCGTCCGCAGGATGTTCGCGGCCGGGGAGTGGCTCCGGCAGGAGATGGAGGAGAAGCGCGGCGGCCCCGGCGTGGCGCAGCGGCGCGTGGTGGCCGGGAGGGTGCTCGCCCTGGCCAACATGGCCTTCTGGGGCGCCAACCTCTTCGCCTTCCTCCTGCCCTTCTACCTGCCCAGGGCGCTCCAGAGGTACTACTGCGACGACGGCGTCGACCGCACGGCGCGCGCCCACGGCGACGCCGACGAAGACGAAGATAAGAAGGATTCCTAG